One Drosophila willistoni isolate 14030-0811.24 chromosome 2R unlocalized genomic scaffold, UCI_dwil_1.1 Seg167, whole genome shotgun sequence DNA segment encodes these proteins:
- the LOC6642172 gene encoding dnaJ homolog subfamily C member 28 — protein MLQLKAGNLLGNFILKSNLIFRRTIHMKRRDVYQECFRILGVHESADQDTVRLAYLDLVKRVHPDADTTEASIERFQQVDEAFKTLQEKFAKGRRNIQENEEDEMEFDIKHTAPQHRQYLSNDGIGVGTPFQRQKQYQQVRAMKAQERVLEHRLEKAAAGEATLMQKGGKYYGKHAIKTKYGFERVVEDLIQESMSKGDFNNLSGSGKPLSSTQSQNPYLDFTTHKLNKIMLDNGFTPEWISLGKDIRDAVHQLKEKLRSERIYYSEWPLQCPKEQSEWQSFADQHEEECQQINKLIDKYNLIVPIMDKQFFRLRLHTMAERIFKETDLQRQVKRPIKISKDNNTQNAPNNDGGHFFSLFGFL, from the exons ATGCTACAATTAAAGGCTGGAAATCTACTGggaaattttatattaaaatccAATTTGATATTCCGAAGGACCATACATATGAAACGTCGCGATGTCTATCAG GAATGTTTTCGCATTTTGGGTGTACATGAATCCGCCGACCAGGATACCGTGCGTTTGGCCTACTTGGATTTGGTGAAACGTGTTCACCCCGATGCGGACACCACAGAGGCAAGCATCGAGCGGTTCCAGCAAGTAGATGAGGCTTTCAAAACATTGCAGGAGAAATTTGCCAAAGGTCGCCGTAATATACAGGAGAATGAAGAGGATGAAATGGAATTTGATATTAAACACACGGCACCACAGCATCGTCAATATCTATCGAATGATGGCATCGGTGTGGGAACACCCTTTCAGCGGCAAAAGCAATATCAACAGGTGCGTGCCATGAAGGCCCAGGAAAGGGTATTGGAACATCGCCTGGAGAAAGCAGCTGCCGGCGAAGCTACGCTAATGCAAAAAGGTGGCAAATATTATGGTAAACATGCCATTAAGACTAAATATGGCTTTGAGCGGGTTGTCGAAGATCTCATCCAAGAGTCAATGTCCAAGGGAGATTTCAATAATTTGAGTGGTTCGGGCAAACCCTTATCGTCAACCCAATCCCAGAATCCCTATTTGGATTTTACCACACACAAGTTGAATAAAATTATGCTAGATAATGGTTTCACACCCGAATGGATATCGCTTGGCAAGGATATACGAGATGCAGTGCAtcaattgaaagaaaaattgcGTTCAGAGCGCATCTACTACAGTGAATGGCCATTACAATGTCCCAAAGAACAGTCCGAATGGCAATCCTTCGCCGACCAGCATGAGGAGGAATGTCAACAAATCAATAAACTTATagataaatataatttaattgtaCCCATAATGGATAAACAATTCTTTCGCCTGCGTCTCCATACCATGGCAGAGAGAATATTCAAGGAAACCGATTTGCAGCGTCAGGTGAAACGTCCTATTAAAATATCCAAGGATAATAATACTCAGAATGCTCCAAATAATGATGGTGGCCATTTCTTTTCcctttttggttttctatAA
- the LOC6642061 gene encoding trifunctional purine biosynthetic protein adenosine-3, whose product MSQRVLVIGSGGREHAICWKLSQSKAVSRIYALPGSFGIGQVEKCENLIAKILDPKDFEGIAKWSKLNDISLVIVGPEDPLALGLGDVLQKAGIPCFGPGKQGAQIEADKKWAKDFMLRHGIPTARYESFTDTEKAKAFIRSAPYQALVVKAAGLAAGKGVVVAANIEEACQAVDEILGQLKYGQAGATLVVEELLEGEEISVLAFTDGKSVQAMLPAQDHKRLADGDNGPNTGGMGAYCPCPLISQPALDLVQRAVLERAVQGLTKERISYQGVLYAGLMLTRDGPRVLEFNCRFGDPETQVILPLLDSDLFEVMQACCTGELDKLTLQWRNGVNAVGVILASAGYPETSTKGCQITGLPTANTSTQLVFHSGLSVNAQNEPQTNGGRVLIAIALDSSLKVAASQATKLAASIKFSGAGAQYRTDIAQKAFKMALASAPSLSYKDSGVDIDAGDALVQRIKPLSRGTQRPGVLGGLGGFGGLFRLKELAYKEPVIAEVTQGVGAKIQLALQHELYENVGYDLFATCANDLLELGAEPVAFLDYIACGKLQVPLAAQFIKGMADGCRDARCALVGGETAEMPSLYTQGQHDMAGYCVGVVESSKILPRFDLYQPGDLVVGLPASGLHCADFNDLLTQLKAAKIDLKQRSPVEGGADGLSLAQVLATPTQVYVQQLLPHLQAGNEIKALVHITHGLLNDVRRLLPAGYELTLDFGAVPIPQIFAWLAGQLKWSAQALLENHNCGIGMVVVLPRSSQLWRTSLPGAKVLGVLHRSQTETSILQVRNFEDQLERLAKPFGGLGQGERKLTPELMEIPVKDLDIPVRSDCFTNLTGRRLTRIPAQYKDPILILGTDGVGTKLKIAQQTGRNGSVGIDLVAMCVNDILCNGAEPFSFSSYYACGKWDEKLAIEVTNGVLEGTRQANSSFIVSHNAALPLLYEPQVYDLAGFALGIAERSGILPRLEDIQPRDILIGLPSSGVHSNGFSLVHAVLKRVGLTVDDPSPFSQKTLGEELLVPTKIYVKALSTLLARPNHGIKALAHITGGGLSENIPRVLRKELAVRLDANRYQLPPVFAWLAKAGNITPTELQRTYNCGLGLILVVNNTDTMNVLNELRYPQRAVVVGEVTLRKDPKKPQVYVENFEAALARTQKLMAKPRRRVAVLISGTGSNLQALIDASRDSSQCVHADIVLVISNKAGVLGLERAARSGIPSLTISHKDFPTREDYDAELTRHLQAANVDIVCLAGFMRVLSVPFVRTWRGRLINIHPSLLPKYPGLNVQARALEAGERESGCTVHFVDEGVDTGAILLQAPVPILPNDDVDALTQRIHQAEHWAFPRALALLASGSAQLGPDGKCLSKDQ is encoded by the exons atgtCACAGCGCGTCTTGGTTATCGGTAGTGGAGGACGGGAACATGCCATTTGCTGGAAATTATCGCAATCGAAGGCGGTATCTCGTATTTATGCTTTACCCGGCAGCTTTGGCATTGgccaagtggaaaaatgtgaaaatttaaTTGCCAAAATATTGGATCCAAAGGATTTTGAG GGCATAGCCAAGTGGAGCAAGCTCAATGATATATCTCTGGTTATTGTTGGACCTGAAGATCCTTTAGCTTTGGGCCTTGGTGATGTTTTACAAAAGGCGGGCATTCCATGTTTCGGCCCCGGCAAACAGGGAGCTCAAATTGAAGCCGATAAAAAATGGGCCAAGGACTTTATGTTGCGTCATGGTATACCAACGGCACGCTACGAAAGTTTTACGGATACGGAAAAAGCTAAAGCATTTATAAGAAG TGCTCCATATCAGGCATTGGTGGTTAAAGCTGCTGGCTTGGCGGCTGGTAAAGGTGTTGTGGTTGCTGCCAATATAGAGGAAGCATGCCAGGCAGTTGACGAGATATTGGGACAACTAAAGTATGGTCAGGCCGGGGCTACTTTGGTGGTGGAAGAACTGCTAGAGGGTGAAGAAATATCCGTATTGGCCTTCACAGATGGTAAGAGTGTGCAAGCCATGCTACCAGCACAGGATCATAAGCGTTTGGCCGATGGTGATAATGGACCCAATACCGGAGGAATGGGTGCCTATTGTCCATGTCCGTTGATAAGTCAACCAGCTTTGGATTTGGTCCAAAGAGCTGTACTCGAGCGAGCTGTCCAGGGCTTGACAAAGGAACGAATCTCATATCAAGGTGTACTCTATGCGGGTCTCATGCTGACACGCGATGGACCGCGCGTATTGGAATTCAATTGCCGCTTTGGTGATCCGGAAACGCAAGTGATACTCCCCTTGTTGGACTCTGATCTCTTTGAGGTCATGCAGGCATGTTGTACGGGTGAATTGGATAAATTAACTTTACAATGGCGAAACGGTGTCAATGCTGTTGGTGTCATTCTCGCCAGTGCCGGCTATCCAGAGACATCGACCAAGGGTTGTCAGATTACTG GTCTCCCAACTGCCAATACTTCAACTCAATTGGTTTTCCATAGCGGTCTCTCGGTTAATGCCCAGAATGAACCTCAGACCAATGGTGGTCGTGTCCTGATTGCAATTGCTTTGGACTCAAGTCTAAAGGTGGCAGCAAGTCAAGCCACCAAATTGGCGGcgagcattaaattttctGGAGCTGGTGCACAATATCGTACGGATATTGCCCAAAAGGctttcaaaat GGCCTTGGCTTCGGCTCCCTCGCTAAGCTATAAGGACAGCGGTGTCGATATTGATGCTGGCGATGCCTTGGTTCAACGTATTAAACCCTTATCCCGTGGCACTCAACGTCCCGGGGTATTGGGCGGCTTGGGTGGCTTTGGTGGTCTGTTTCGTCTAAAGGAACTTGCCTACAAGGAACCAGTGATTGCTGAAGTTACCCAAGGAGTGGGCGCAAAAATTCAATTGGCCTTACAGCATGAACTCTATGAGAATGTTGGCTATGATCTATTTGCCACATGTGCCAATGATCTGCTTGAGCTCGGAGCCGAACCGGTTGCATTTCTGGATTATATAGCTTGCGGCAAGTTGCAAGTACCCTTGGCAGCGCAATTTATTAAGGGCATGGCTGATGGTTGTCGTGATGCACGTTGCGCCTTAGTTG gtGGCGAAACTGCTGAAATGCCTTCATTGTATACACAAGGACAACACGATATGGCCGGCTATTGTGTGGGTGTTGTGGAATCATctaaaattttgccacgcttTGATCTCTATCAACCAGGAGATTTGGTTGTTGGACTGCCAGCCTCGGGTCTACATTGTGCTGACTTTAATGACCTACTCACCCAATTGAAGGCTGCTAAAATTGATCTAAAGCAACGTTCACCCGTCGAAGGTGGGGCTGATGGCTTGAGTTTGGCTCAGGTTTTGGCCACACCTACACAAGTTTATGTGCAACAATTGCTGCCACATTTACAGGCCGGAAACGAGATAAAGGCTTTGGTGCATATAACCCATGGCCTACTTAACGATGTGCGTCGTCTATTGCCCGCTGGTTATGAGCTAACATTAGACTTTGGAGCTGTACCCATACCACAAATATTTGCTTGGTTGGCTGGACAATTGAAATGGAGTGCTCAAGCATTGCTTGAGAATCATAATTGTGGCATTGGAATGGTTGTGGTTCTGCCACGGAGTAGTCAACTGTGGCGCACATCATTGCCAGGGGCAAAAGTCCTGGGCGTACTACATCGTTCTCAGACAGAAACTTCAATTCTGCAAGTGCGCAACTTTGAAGATCAATTGGAACGTTTGGCAAAACCATTTGGAGGTCTGGGTCAGGGGGAAAGAAAGCTTACACCAGAATTGATGGAAATTCCCGTAAAAGATCTTGATATACCCGTACGTTCGGATTGTTTCACAAATTTGACGGGACGTCGCTTGACACGGATTCCTGCGCAATACAAGGATCCCATACTTATACTTGGCACCGATGGTGTTGGtacgaaattgaaaattgccCAACAAACTGGACGAAATGGTAGTGTTGGCATCGATCTGGTGGCCATGTGTGTCAATGATATACTCTGCAATGGCGCTGAACCCTTTAGCTTCTCCAGCTATTATGCATGCGGCAAATGGGATGAGAAACTGGCCATAGAAGTGACAAATGGTGTTCTAGAGGGCACAAGGCAAGCGAACAGTAGTTTTATAG TTTCCCATAATGCCGCTCTACCATTGCTTTATGAGCCACAAGTCTATGATTTGGCTGGTTTTGCTCTAGGCATAGCAGAACGTTCTGGTATTCTGCCACGTCTGGAGGATATCCAGCCACGTGATATACTTATTGGATTGCCGTCGTCGGGAGTGCATAGCAACGGCTTCAGTTTGGTTCATGCCGTCCTAAAGCGTGTTGGCCTCACCGTCGACGATCCATCGCCTTTCAGTCAAAAGACATTGGGGGAAGAGCTCTTGGTGCCtacaaaaatttatgtcaAAGCTTTGTCCACACTTTTGGCCAGACCTAATCATGGTATCAAGGCATTGGCTCATATAACAGGCGGTGGCCTTAGTGAGAATATACCAAGAGTTTTACGCAAGGAATTGGCTGTACGCTTGGATGCGAATCGTTATCAATTGCCTCCAGTTTTTGCCTGGTTGGCGAAAGCTGGAAATATCACACCCACAGAATTGCAAAGGACCTATAATTGTGGATTGGGCTTAATTTTGGTGGTCAATAACACGGACACGATGAATGTGCTAAACGAATTGCGTTATCCTCAACGTGCAGTGGTTGTGGGAGAGGTAACTCTGCGCAAAGATCCAAAGAAACCACAGGTTTATGTTGAGAATTTCGAAGCCGCTTTGGCCAGAACTCAAAAGCTTATGGCCAAACCCCGACGACGTGTGGCCGTCCTAATCTCTGGCACTGGCAGTAATCTTCAGGCCCTCATTGATGCCTCACGTGACTCGTCTCAATGCGTTCATGCCGATATTGTTCTGGTCATAAGCAATAAGGCAGGCGTTTTGGGTCTAGAACGAGCCGCCCGCTCTGGTATTCCCTCGCTGACCATTTCTCACAAGGATTTCCCCACTCGAGAGGATTATGATGCTGAACTCACGCGCCATTTGCAGGCAGCTAATGTGGATATTGTTTGTTTGGCCGGTTTCATGCGAGTCCTTAGTGTACCCTTTGTTCGCACTTGGCGGGGACGTCTCATTAACATTCATCCATCTCTGTTGCCCAAATATCCGGGGCTAAATGTTCAAGCTCGGGCCTTGGAGGCGGGTGAAAGAGAATCCGGTTGCACTGTCCATTTTGTGGATGAAGGTGTCGATACTGGAGCGATTTTATTGCAGGCTCCTGTACCCATTTTACCCAACGACGATGTCGATGCATTGACCCAACGTATTCATCAAGCCGAACATTGGGCCTTCCCGCGTGCATTGGCTCTGCTGGCCAGTGGCTCCGCACAATTGGGTCCGGACGGAAAGTGCCTAAGCAAGGACCAATAA
- the LOC6642062 gene encoding pupal cuticle protein — MESLFNLLILLCGIQLLYGAYIPDSDRNTRTLQNELQVQKDGNYRYAYETSNGIQASQSGLGGISVQGGSSYISPEGEQISVRYVADEYGYHPVGDHIPKVPDYILRALEYIRTHPYQVKDYYTGELKTVAHDAAAFNVYTRSIEEATTPRTRPNTTPKTIYLTHPPPTTNHLRR; from the exons atggaATCGCTT ttcaatcttttaattttattgtgtGGCATTCAATTGCTATATGGTGCATATATACCCGATTCGGATAGGAATACCAGAACTCTACAAAATGAACTTCAAGTGCAAAAAGATGGCAACTATCGTTATGCCTATGAGACATCGAATGGCATACAAGCTTCCCAATCGGGTTTGGGTGGCATCTCGGTGCAAGGTGGTTCCAGTTATATATCCCCAGAGGGCGAACAAATAAGTGTCCGCTATGTGGCCGATGAATACGGCTACCATCCGGTGGGTGATCATATACCCAAAGTTCCGGATTACATTCTAAGAGCATTGGAATATATCCGGACACATCCGTATCAGGTGAAGGATTACTATACGGGTGAATTGAAAACAGTTGCCCATGATGCAGCTGCCTTTAATGTCTACACACGGAGTATTGAAGAAGCAACAACACCAAGAACAAGACCAAATACGACACCGAAAACGATCTATCTGACGCATCCACCACCCACAACGAATCATTTGAGACGTTGA
- the LOC6642063 gene encoding putative uncharacterized protein DDB_G0291608, translated as MSNGDDVLDNWEEIDESGLSKTLESKLRTTDAAIESKEEKQIVGKMKLLQRPQSQPTGQENSLLQSSPSGSSSSANQSSPKQLIIAKKPLPLTTTSTSATAATDDETSTPVLMVLHKSSSEYEAATYATPINNQTVKILRRPAQAEERRDTNGLKPKQPIKTLKQREQEYAEARLRILGEAKNPEDDEENSSNQVDGTGKAAVTGASTTPTPTPPAVAATTTTNPSQLTLSPAASNSNHHHNNSGGSNNNNNNNPHPGMHRSSSAPKMSQTSSYGNYNSYFAGPLPPQPQHNAGLNYFYQHAAGTQQTPPNLQQHFNQFMSPYGPSGASAVGGGGAGAIGVGGLGGGAGGNSQQSWSPVVGGSVSAALLRQQSMQTPPHHHHHQQQQQHQQQQQQQQQQQQSHHPYNDNILRLPRGPCPNGSFGFQMRR; from the exons ATGTCTAATGGTGACGATGTTCTAGACAATTGGGAAGAAATTGATGAATCTGGG CTCTCTAAGACATTGGAAAGCAAACTGCGGACCACGGACGCCGCTATAGAGTCCAAAGAGGAAAAACAAATAGTTGGCAAAATGAAATTACTTCAAAGGCCACAGAGTCAGCCAACTGGACAAGAAAATAGCCTTCTACAGAGTAGTCCAAGCGGAAGCAGCAGCAGTGCTAATCAGTCATCGCCCAAGCAACTAATCATTGCCAAAAAACCTTTGCCATTGACAACGACGTCGACGTCGGCGACGGCGGCAACGGATGATGAGACTTCTACACCCGTTTTAATGGTGCTACATAAATCCTCCAGCGAATATGAGGCGGCCACCTATGCCACACCCATAAACAATCAAACGGTGAAAATTTTACGTCGTCCCGCCCAGGCTGAGGAGCGTCGTGATACCAATGGCTTGAAACCGAAGCAACCCATCAAGACGTTGAAACAACGCGAACAGGAATATGCTGAGGCCAGGCTAAGGATATTGGGTGAAGCCAAAAATCCTGAAGATGATGA agaGAATTCATCTAATCAAGTGGACGGAACTGGAAAGGCCGCTGTTACTGGAGCTTCCACAACTCCCACCCCAACGCCACCAGCAGTAGCCGCAACCACCACTACAAATCCATCGCAATTGACATTATCACCCGCTGCTAGCAATAGTAACCATCACCACAACAACAGCGGTGgcagtaataataataataataataatcccCATCCTGGCATGCATCGCTCTAGCTCGGCACCAAAAATGTCGCAAACATCATCGTACGGCAATTACAATAGTTACTTTGCAGGACCATTACCACCACAACCACAGCATAATGCAGGACTGAATTATTTCTATCAGCATGCTGCGGGAACGCAACAAACTCCGCCAAATCTTCAACAgcattttaatcaatttatgTCACCCTATGGACCGAGTGGTGCATCAGCAGTAGGAGGAGGTGGAGCAGGAGCAATAGGAGTTGGTGGCTTAGGTGGTGGTGCTGGAGGCAATTCTCAACAGAGTTGGTCTCCCGTTGTTGGTGGCAGTGTATCAGCTGCTCTTTTACGTCAACAGTCAATGCAAACGCCgccacatcatcatcatcatcagcagcagcaacaacaccagcagcaacaacaacaacaacaacagcagcagcaatcacACCATCCGTATAACGATAATATTTTGCGTTTGCCACGAGGTCCATGTCCCAATGGTTCATTTGGCTTTCAGATGCGTCGGTAA
- the LOC6642065 gene encoding mitochondrial magnesium exporter 1, producing MSSYKTEEQKANPVKFFIAGGFGGMCNVLVGYPLDTIKVRLQTMPVPAPGQPAKYKGVIDCMVKTMRHEGIRGFFRGISAPLVGVTPIYAVDFAVYAAGKRLFQTDEHVRLTYPQIFTAGAIAGVCSALVTVPSDRIKVLLQTQPVTGGQLMYNGMTDAVVKLYREGGMKSLFRGTCACILRDSPTGFYFVAYEGLQDFARQRSKTGQISTTSTILAGGIAGIVFWTLAVPFDVLKSRLQSAPEGTYKHGIRSVFRDLMATEGPSALYRGILPVLIRAFPATAAVFFGVEFANDLLNA from the exons atgtcgTCTTATAAAACGGAGGAACAAAAGGCCAATCCGGTTAAATTCTTTATAGCCGGAGGATTTGGTGGAATGTGTAATGTCCTTGTTGGATATCCATTGGATACGATTAAG GTGCGCCTGCAGACCATGCCAGTGCCTGCTCCTGGTCAGCCCGCCAAATATAAAGGTGTAATTGATTGCATGGTAAAAACTATGCGTCACGAAGGAATCCGTGGTTTCTTTCGTGGCATATCCGCTCCTCTGGTGGGTGTTACACCCATTTATGCAGTGGACTTTGCCGTTTATGCGGCAGGCAAAAGGCTTTTCCAAACGGACGAGCATGTTCGTTTGACTTATCCGCAAATATTTACGGCTGGCGCCATTGCCGGAGTCTGTTCTGCATTGGTCACTGTGCCCTCGGATAGGATCAAAGTTTTGCTACAAACTCAGCCCGTGACGGGTGGGCAATTGATGTATAATGGAATGACAGATGCAGTTGTAAAATTGTATAGAGAGGGTGGCATGAAGAGCCTTTTTAGGGGCACCTGTGCCTGCATATTGCGAg ATTCCCCCACTGGTTTCTACTTTGTAGCCTATGAGGGCTTGCAAGATTTCGCCAGACAGAGATCAAAAACTGGACAAATTAGTACAACTTCCACAATACTTGCTGGCGGCATAGCGGGCATTGTATTTTGGACTTTGGCCGTTCCCTTCGATGTGCTTAAATCGCGTTTACAGTCGG CACCCGAAGGTACTTATAAGCATGGGATTCGCAGTGTGTTTCGTGATCTAATGGCAACTGAGGGTCCTTCGGCGCTTTATCGAGGAATTCTACCAGTTTTGATACGTGCCTTTCCAGCAACAGCGGCAGTTTTCTTTGGCGTTGAATTTGCCAATGATTTGTTGAATGCTTAG